From the Clostridium putrefaciens genome, one window contains:
- a CDS encoding class I SAM-dependent DNA methyltransferase has protein sequence MSEVYDKLIKEDVDYNLFSDKIMEVVEKLNINKGDYLDVGCGTGSLSLIISPKFKCTWLVDYSSSMLSETFNKFKDENLKPTIICQDMCDLNLKHKFDLITCTLDAVNYIIGEDDLQRFFNNIYQHLNEGGIFIFDINSYYKLSSVLGNNTFVYDEEDIFYTWENSFEEDILDMYLTFFLKKDNFYERFEETHSERAYRDSKIEDMLHNANLIVGDKLDCYSSKKIDDYTERIVYVVKKNMEEQNGR, from the coding sequence ATGTCCGAAGTTTATGATAAACTTATAAAGGAAGATGTGGACTATAACTTATTTTCTGATAAAATAATGGAAGTTGTAGAGAAGTTAAATATAAATAAAGGGGATTATCTTGATGTGGGCTGTGGAACAGGCAGCTTATCACTAATTATATCCCCTAAATTTAAATGTACCTGGCTTGTTGACTACTCATCATCTATGTTATCGGAAACCTTTAACAAGTTTAAAGATGAAAATTTAAAACCAACGATAATATGTCAAGATATGTGTGATTTAAACCTTAAACATAAATTTGACCTTATTACCTGCACTTTAGATGCAGTAAACTATATTATAGGAGAAGATGATCTTCAAAGGTTCTTTAATAACATATATCAGCATCTTAATGAAGGTGGAATATTTATTTTTGACATAAACTCTTATTATAAGTTAAGTAGTGTTTTAGGAAATAATACATTTGTATATGATGAAGAAGATATATTTTATACATGGGAAAATAGTTTTGAAGAAGATATACTAGATATGTACCTTACATTTTTCTTGAAAAAGGATAACTTTTATGAAAGATTTGAGGAAACACATTCTGAAAGGGCTTATAGAGATTCAAAAATAGAAGATATGCTTCATAATGCTAATTTAATAGTAGGGGACAAGCTAGATTGTTATTCATCAAAAAAAATAGATGACTACACAGAAAGAATAGTATATGTAGTTAAAAAGAATATGGAGGAACAAAATGGAAGATAG
- the hslO gene encoding Hsp33 family molecular chaperone HslO, with protein sequence MEDRLIRGIAKDGMIRIIAASTTNLVDEATKIHNCTPTAAAALGRLLTAGTLMGVMSKSKKDKLTLQMSGGGPAESLTVTAYSDGTVKGYIGNPNIDIPLNDKGKLDVGSAIGKKGNLTVIRDLGLKEPYVGQVPIYTGEVGDDLAYYFTVSEQTPSAVALGVLVDTDYSIKASGGFIIQMMPGADELVADLLTYRLEEIDSITEMLSKGMNIEEIIKYIFEDMDLKIIDSLTPKFKCDCSRERVEKALISIGRKDLEEIYDDGKIEELKCHFCNKAYLFKHEDIGGLLQNI encoded by the coding sequence ATGGAAGATAGATTAATTAGAGGTATAGCAAAAGACGGTATGATAAGAATAATAGCTGCAAGCACTACGAATCTTGTAGATGAGGCTACAAAAATACATAATTGTACGCCTACAGCAGCAGCAGCTCTTGGAAGACTTCTAACAGCGGGGACACTTATGGGTGTAATGTCAAAATCAAAGAAAGATAAATTAACCCTTCAAATGTCAGGGGGAGGACCTGCTGAAAGTCTAACAGTTACAGCATATAGTGATGGAACTGTTAAAGGATATATAGGTAATCCTAATATTGATATCCCTCTTAACGATAAAGGTAAATTAGATGTAGGGTCAGCTATAGGAAAAAAAGGTAATCTTACGGTGATAAGAGACCTAGGTCTTAAAGAACCTTATGTAGGACAAGTGCCTATATATACAGGTGAGGTAGGGGATGACCTAGCCTATTACTTCACAGTTTCAGAACAAACACCTTCAGCTGTGGCTTTAGGGGTGTTAGTAGATACTGACTACAGTATAAAAGCTTCTGGTGGATTTATAATACAAATGATGCCAGGGGCGGATGAACTTGTAGCGGACCTCCTTACCTATAGGTTAGAAGAAATAGATTCAATAACAGAAATGTTATCAAAGGGAATGAATATTGAAGAGATAATTAAATATATCTTTGAAGACATGGATTTAAAGATTATTGATTCTCTTACTCCAAAATTCAAATGTGATTGCTCTAGGGAAAGAGTAGAAAAGGCATTGATTAGTATCGGAAGAAAAGACTTGGAAGAAATATATGATGATGGAAAAATAGAAGAGCTTAAATGTCACTTTTGTAATAAAGCATATTTATTCAAGCATGAAGATATAGGAGGATTATTACAAAATATATAA